The Ignavibacteriota bacterium genome contains the following window.
GAACTAATTTACCCCATAAAATCCAATTTACACTTCCATTTGCAACATGAATGAAATAATTGTTGTTCTGTTCCGGAAGTAAGCTATTTTCGACGATTGTATAATTACCACTGTATGATAGTGTAAAGTCAAAGTTTTGGCTGATATTGCTTGATAAAACTACGCCACTGTTTATTGAAAAATTGTTTGCTTCATTGAGCCTGTCGTTAATCAATCCGGGAGTTTTTGAATAAACTACTCCACTTCGAATATTGAAATTGCTTTTTAAAAAAGGTACAGGTCTTCCAAATGCTGCGAAAAGACGTCCGTTTACATATCCGTCAAGATTTACAGGTCTTGAAAGCTGAGAACCCGCGAAAAGAGGTATATTATCAATTACGGTATCTCGCCTCGCAGTTAAAAGTGAATTTGCTATGTAATCATTTGTAAATCTGAGCATACCAAATGCAAAAAGAAATGAAGACGACCTGAAATCAGATGTACCGAATCGTGTCATTATTGTATGTGTATAATTTTGTTTCAAATCCTGATTTCCGGCTCTTAGAAGCACAGGATTACTATTATCCACAACATTTTGAAGCTGTGATAAAGATGGCGCACTTGTGGAAGTTCTGTAGTTAAATCTGATATTTGTAGTTTTTGATAAATTATGCTGAATTCTTAAATTTGGCAAAAAGTCACCAAAAGTGAAATTCGTTTCAGCATCAAAAGGAAAAACCTGCCTGCCCTGTAAATCTGCTGCCTGATAGTCCATCCCAAGCGTGATATTGGTTTTATCCTTATTATACATCATACTTAAGCCACCTCGTTGCTGAAAATAGATATTTTCAAAATTGTTTGTAAGCATTGTATCCAGAAATCTAAAGTTTTCCTCGCCGGGCTGCAAATTGTAAACTTCTTTGTCGGAGTTACTTACAGTATATGAGGGGTTGTATGAAAATTGCAGTAATGTGAATTCTGTAATAGGCTCTGTATAGTTAAGCTCTGAATTCAATCTGTAACCATCACCCAAAATATCTCCATCCTGATTAAACTCAAACTGATTTACTGCCGTAACATCAAAAATTGTGTTATTTGATAATAAGTATGTATTCCCTGAATTTTTGTTGACGTTATTCGAAAGTTGCATCGAAAATGTTCTGCCTTTTTTAGCAAATTTATACCTGTACAGCAAAGAGTTATCAATTGAAAAAGCTTGAAGGTCTGATTGATAGTCATTTTCAGTGCGATTAACATCAACTGAATTAAACGATGTTATACCATCCACATTACTGTTATAATCATTAGCCTGGAAATTTATTCTTGGTGTGAACAATATTGAATGAGATGAGTCAATTTGGTAATCAAATCTGGCGTTAAGTCTATGATTGAAATTATCAGTAAATGCAGCATTCGTTTCATTGTACATTTGCTCTGCATCAGGGTCAACAAAGAAATTTCTGGCTACTAAGCTTACATTATCATTATTACTTAAATTGAAAAAATAACTCCCAGTAAATGTCATTCCTTCAGACCATCTGTCAGAATAATTCAATCCGATTGAGTTTGTGGTCGAAATACCGTTTTGCTGACCTGTCAAAAAGTCAGCAGCAGAGCCCATACCACGTGCTGAGCCTCCTCCTCTTCCAGGTCCGCGTGCCCCTGCAAAACTTGGCCTGTTTGGAGCTGAAGCGCCTGTAGCACTAAGGACGTCTGAAACTGCAAAGTTTTGTTGATTTATATTATTAGTTAATCCGATAACAGAGAGTCGCATATCACCTTGGAAATAATTGACATTGCCACCACCCCAATATCTGTCGTCAGTACCATATCCCGCATAAAGTTTACCGAAATTGCCTCTGCCTTTGTCAGACTTTGTAATAATATTTAAGGTTTTTTGAGAATTGCCATCATCGAATCCGGTAAACTGCGCCTGATCGCTTGCCTGGTCAAAAACTTGGATTTTATCTATAATTTCAGCTGGCAGGCTTTTAATTGCAACTGTTGGGTCGTCACCAAAAAATTCTTTGCCGTCAATTAGTACTTTTCGAATATTTTCGCCCTGAGCCTGGACTGTACCGTCACGCTCAACAGTTACTCCCGGCATTTTCTTGAGTAAGTCTTCTGTCGTTGCATCCGGATTAACTTTAAAGGCATCGGCATTATATATTGTAGTATCCTCACGTTGCTCTTGACGAACGATTTCACCTTCAACAGTAATTTCACCAAGTCTGACATCACCGGGCTTTAGTTTTAGTGTACCAATATCATTATTATCAGGACTTAAATTTA
Protein-coding sequences here:
- a CDS encoding TonB-dependent receptor, whose translation is MKKSFIVNIKLITVLIFLFNSSIILNAQSGREGGGGGLSLRGKVTDDAGKALRGASVQAVWLRDSTSKKGAITDRDGKFSIDGLRRGEHRVEVSFVGFERYIKSINLSPDNNDIGTLKLKPGDVRLGEITVEGEIVRQEQREDTTIYNADAFKVNPDATTEDLLKKMPGVTVERDGTVQAQGENIRKVLIDGKEFFGDDPTVAIKSLPAEIIDKIQVFDQASDQAQFTGFDDGNSQKTLNIITKSDKGRGNFGKLYAGYGTDDRYWGGGNVNYFQGDMRLSVIGLTNNINQQNFAVSDVLSATGASAPNRPSFAGARGPGRGGGSARGMGSAADFLTGQQNGISTTNSIGLNYSDRWSEGMTFTGSYFFNLSNNDNVSLVARNFFVDPDAEQMYNETNAAFTDNFNHRLNARFDYQIDSSHSILFTPRINFQANDYNSNVDGITSFNSVDVNRTENDYQSDLQAFSIDNSLLYRYKFAKKGRTFSMQLSNNVNKNSGNTYLLSNNTIFDVTAVNQFEFNQDGDILGDGYRLNSELNYTEPITEFTLLQFSYNPSYTVSNSDKEVYNLQPGEENFRFLDTMLTNNFENIYFQQRGGLSMMYNKDKTNITLGMDYQAADLQGRQVFPFDAETNFTFGDFLPNLRIQHNLSKTTNIRFNYRTSTSAPSLSQLQNVVDNSNPVLLRAGNQDLKQNYTHTIMTRFGTSDFRSSSFLFAFGMLRFTNDYIANSLLTARRDTVIDNIPLFAGSQLSRPVNLDGYVNGRLFAAFGRPVPFLKSNFNIRSGVVYSKTPGLINDRLNEANNFSINSGVVLSSNISQNFDFTLSYSGNYTIVENSLLPEQNNNYFIHVANGSVNWILWGKLVLNTELFHNLYKGLEQEFDQEFILWNASIGFKFLENNAAELRLSVYDILGQNNSITRNVTEIYLEDLRTQVLQRYFMLTITYNLRRFG